One Sodalinema gerasimenkoae IPPAS B-353 DNA segment encodes these proteins:
- a CDS encoding NifU family protein — protein sequence METLALTKENVEKVLDELRPYLMADGGNVELMEIEGPIVQLRLQGACGSCPSSAMTLKMGIERRLREYIPEIAEVEQVM from the coding sequence ATGGAAACCCTGGCACTCACCAAAGAGAACGTCGAAAAAGTCTTAGACGAACTGCGTCCCTACCTGATGGCTGATGGGGGCAATGTGGAGCTAATGGAAATTGAAGGCCCCATTGTGCAATTGCGCCTACAAGGAGCTTGTGGCTCCTGTCCCAGTTCCGCTATGACCCTGAAAATGGGCATCGAACGTCGCCTACGGGAATATATCCCTGAAATTGCTGAAGTTGAACAGGTGATGTAG
- a CDS encoding glycoside hydrolase, giving the protein MSHPLYVAFVWHQHQPLYKSRAASTPDCEQYRLPWVRLHGTKDYLDLVLLLEQFPKLHQTVNLVPSLILQLEDYISGKALDPYLKLLLTPLDQLTREDKQFTLERFFDANHHTLVDPHPRYRELYGQRQERGMAWCLENWQPRDFGDLLAWHNLAWIDPLFWDDPEIAAWLKQGQNFTLADRQRIFSKQKQILSRIVPQHRQMQESGQLEVMTTPYTHPILPLLADTNAGRVAVPEMELPRQRFQWSEDIPRHLHKAWRFYCDRFGREPRGLWPSEQSVSPAILPHIARQGFQWICSDEAVLGWTKQHFFHRDGTGNVFEPELLYRPYRLKTDAGDVAIVFRDHRLSDLIGFTYSSMNPREAAGDLVGHLEAISRSLTHNQEGTSLEKPWLVTIALDGENCWEYYQQDGKPFLEALYRTLSKQTDIKLVTVSEFLDRFPPTETLPSDKLHSGSWVDGSFTTWIGDPVKNTAWDLLSDARQVLANHPEATEEANPEAWEALYAAEGSDWFWWFGEGHSSDQDAIFDRLFRQHLGALYSALGEPIPERVKQPLEVHERKGDMRPQSFIHPVIDGVGDEQDWDHAGRIDVGGSRGTMHRATPVQRLWYGLDHLNFYLRLDFTTGLEPGQACPPELHLFWYYPHQTMHTSPVPLRDLPNRPPLTYRFATHLTVNLLSETFRMQQAGADDRWTPRNSRVKVAINECLELAVPWADLPTEPDWNLHLIPVLAEQGSFRELVVGEGFIPMTMP; this is encoded by the coding sequence ATGTCACACCCTCTTTATGTTGCCTTCGTCTGGCATCAGCACCAACCTCTCTATAAGAGCCGTGCCGCTAGTACCCCGGACTGTGAACAATATCGGCTCCCCTGGGTGCGGTTGCATGGAACCAAAGACTATTTGGATTTGGTTCTGCTCCTGGAGCAATTCCCCAAACTTCACCAAACGGTAAATCTCGTCCCTTCGCTGATTTTGCAGCTTGAGGATTATATTTCTGGCAAAGCCCTCGACCCGTACCTCAAGCTATTACTGACCCCTCTGGACCAACTCACCCGTGAGGATAAGCAATTTACCCTAGAACGGTTCTTTGATGCCAATCACCATACCCTCGTCGATCCTCATCCTCGCTATCGAGAACTCTATGGTCAGCGACAGGAACGGGGTATGGCCTGGTGTTTAGAGAATTGGCAACCCCGAGATTTCGGCGATTTGCTGGCATGGCACAATTTAGCTTGGATTGACCCCCTCTTTTGGGATGATCCTGAGATTGCTGCCTGGTTAAAGCAAGGACAGAACTTTACTCTCGCCGATCGCCAGCGTATTTTTTCCAAACAAAAACAGATTCTCAGCCGCATTGTCCCCCAACATCGCCAGATGCAGGAATCGGGGCAGTTGGAGGTGATGACCACGCCTTACACTCACCCCATTTTGCCCCTCTTGGCTGATACCAATGCCGGCCGGGTGGCGGTTCCTGAGATGGAACTTCCCCGGCAGCGCTTCCAATGGTCCGAGGATATCCCCCGCCACCTTCATAAGGCCTGGAGATTCTACTGCGATCGCTTTGGCCGGGAACCCCGTGGCCTCTGGCCCTCGGAACAGTCGGTGAGTCCGGCAATTTTGCCCCATATTGCTCGGCAAGGCTTTCAATGGATTTGTTCCGATGAAGCGGTCTTGGGTTGGACGAAACAACATTTCTTCCACCGGGATGGAACCGGGAATGTCTTTGAACCGGAACTTCTCTATCGTCCCTATCGCCTGAAAACCGACGCAGGGGATGTGGCGATTGTGTTCCGAGATCACCGTCTCTCGGATTTGATTGGCTTTACCTACAGTTCCATGAATCCCCGTGAGGCCGCTGGGGACTTGGTGGGACATTTGGAGGCCATTTCGCGATCGCTCACTCATAATCAAGAGGGCACCAGTTTAGAGAAACCCTGGCTTGTCACCATTGCCCTCGATGGTGAAAACTGCTGGGAATACTATCAACAGGATGGAAAACCCTTCCTGGAAGCTCTCTATCGAACCCTAAGTAAACAGACGGACATCAAACTGGTGACCGTCTCGGAATTTCTCGATCGCTTCCCCCCCACGGAAACCCTCCCCAGTGACAAACTCCATAGCGGGTCCTGGGTGGATGGGAGTTTCACCACCTGGATTGGTGACCCCGTTAAGAATACGGCCTGGGATCTCCTTAGCGACGCTCGTCAGGTGTTAGCCAATCACCCTGAGGCGACGGAAGAGGCCAATCCTGAAGCCTGGGAGGCACTCTATGCGGCGGAAGGCTCGGATTGGTTCTGGTGGTTCGGCGAAGGTCATTCTTCGGATCAAGATGCCATATTCGATCGCCTCTTCCGGCAACATCTCGGGGCCTTGTACAGTGCGTTAGGGGAACCCATCCCGGAGCGAGTGAAACAGCCCTTAGAAGTTCATGAACGCAAGGGCGATATGCGTCCCCAAAGCTTCATTCATCCGGTGATTGATGGGGTGGGAGATGAGCAAGATTGGGATCATGCCGGACGCATTGATGTGGGTGGCTCCCGAGGCACGATGCACCGGGCGACGCCAGTGCAACGGTTATGGTACGGCTTGGATCACCTGAATTTCTATCTCAGATTGGATTTCACAACGGGATTGGAACCAGGGCAAGCTTGTCCCCCGGAACTGCATTTGTTCTGGTACTATCCCCACCAAACGATGCACACTAGCCCCGTTCCCTTACGAGATCTCCCCAATCGGCCCCCGCTCACCTACCGCTTTGCTACCCATCTGACGGTCAATCTCCTCAGTGAAACCTTCCGAATGCAGCAGGCGGGGGCGGATGATCGCTGGACTCCTCGCAATAGTCGGGTCAAGGTGGCGATTAATGAATGTTTGGAGTTGGCGGTTCCTTGGGCGGATTTGCCGACGGAACCGGACTGGAATTTACATTTAATTCCGGTTTTGGCCGAGCAGGGCAGCTTCCGGGAGTTAGTCGTGGGTGAGGGATTTATTCCCATGACGATGCCCTAG
- a CDS encoding DUF5682 family protein has translation MSTRIFGIRHHGPGSAQNLRAALFDWQPQQLLIEGPPEAESVTHLAMGLQPPVALLLYSGEQPQTSVYYPFTIFSPEWQALQYGLQGNRPIHWLDLPQTYQFAVEEGTFPIAAFPSDPLQELARAAGEGNGDRWWEQLIEQRPPSEDVFSAILEAMSALREVVGISQSDRRREAAMRQRLRRLQREYPQDRLAVICGAWHGPALSQMPPEAQDQAQLAQLQQQLPPSLPKIQATWIPWSYRQLAIHQGYGAGMTAPGWYHYLWESRHQSPEARTRGWLTQIAQALRDAGQPASTGAVIEAVRLANSLAALRDRPQPGFPELQEAAQAVMLGDGPIPLTTLADRLLISDRLGWVPEDVPTTPLQQDLQQQAQHLHLPIETDERLLDLDLRQPRDNQRSQLFHRLQLLGIPWARLQGQPGLGTFRERWHLQWEPALDHHLIQRCIWGSSLETAASAYSQAESRKLEQLPPLAALLDRLFRANLPQAIHNIRDRLEWVAGQTQDLTQIANTLPPLVGIIRYGNLHQTEGTVLQPIWDRLVLRCCLDFPPASRHLNPSAAKHLAQALLTAQGAIALLPNQSQQSRWLNSLKTLLTAPETAGLISGLSCRLLFDQQALSPEQVRQQLAWVLNPGQSLERAAHWLEGFLQGSGVLLIHDDRLLGLLDDWVRSLPEEEFLTLLPLLHRSFARFSPAERRQISLKLGQTVATPANIPEDLQAPSEPVSLDPNRSRQVLPILQQLLGNPPQQGRP, from the coding sequence ATGTCCACTCGCATTTTTGGCATTCGCCATCATGGTCCAGGATCGGCTCAGAATTTGCGGGCGGCCCTGTTCGATTGGCAACCTCAACAGCTCTTGATTGAAGGGCCCCCTGAAGCTGAATCGGTAACCCATCTCGCAATGGGTTTGCAACCTCCGGTTGCCCTCCTTTTATACAGTGGTGAGCAGCCGCAAACCTCAGTTTATTATCCCTTCACCATCTTTAGTCCAGAATGGCAAGCCTTGCAATATGGGTTGCAGGGTAACCGTCCCATTCATTGGCTGGACTTGCCTCAAACCTATCAATTCGCCGTAGAAGAGGGAACCTTCCCGATTGCGGCTTTTCCCAGTGACCCGCTTCAGGAATTAGCTCGGGCCGCTGGGGAGGGGAATGGCGATCGCTGGTGGGAGCAACTCATCGAACAGCGCCCCCCCTCTGAGGATGTGTTTAGCGCCATTCTAGAAGCCATGAGTGCCCTACGGGAAGTTGTGGGGATATCTCAGAGCGATCGCCGGCGAGAAGCGGCTATGCGACAAAGGCTGCGACGGCTACAACGAGAGTATCCTCAAGACCGTCTCGCGGTCATCTGTGGGGCTTGGCATGGGCCGGCATTGAGCCAGATGCCCCCAGAAGCCCAGGATCAGGCCCAACTGGCACAGTTACAACAACAACTTCCCCCATCGTTACCCAAGATTCAAGCCACCTGGATTCCCTGGAGTTATCGGCAACTGGCAATCCATCAGGGATATGGCGCCGGGATGACCGCTCCCGGTTGGTATCATTACCTCTGGGAGTCGCGCCATCAGTCTCCAGAGGCGCGAACTCGGGGGTGGCTGACCCAAATCGCCCAGGCTCTGCGTGACGCCGGACAGCCTGCCTCGACTGGGGCTGTGATTGAAGCCGTGCGCTTAGCCAATAGCCTAGCGGCCCTGCGCGATCGCCCTCAGCCGGGATTTCCTGAACTGCAAGAGGCGGCCCAAGCGGTCATGCTCGGAGACGGCCCCATCCCCCTCACGACCTTAGCCGATCGCCTGCTCATTAGCGATCGCCTCGGCTGGGTTCCCGAGGATGTCCCCACCACGCCCCTACAGCAAGACTTACAGCAGCAGGCCCAACACCTACACCTGCCCATCGAGACCGATGAGAGACTCCTGGATTTAGACCTACGCCAGCCTCGGGATAACCAACGCTCCCAACTCTTTCACCGGCTACAGCTACTCGGGATTCCCTGGGCCCGGTTACAAGGACAACCGGGATTAGGTACATTCCGGGAACGCTGGCATCTGCAATGGGAACCAGCTCTAGACCATCATTTGATTCAACGCTGTATTTGGGGCAGTAGTCTGGAGACAGCCGCCAGTGCCTATAGTCAGGCCGAGAGCCGCAAACTTGAGCAGTTGCCCCCCCTGGCCGCACTTCTGGATCGCCTCTTCCGCGCCAACCTGCCCCAAGCCATTCATAACATCCGCGATCGCCTCGAATGGGTAGCCGGCCAGACCCAGGATCTGACTCAAATTGCTAACACCCTACCGCCCCTCGTAGGCATTATCCGCTATGGCAACCTCCACCAGACCGAGGGAACCGTCCTACAACCCATCTGGGATCGCCTCGTCTTGCGCTGTTGTCTCGACTTCCCCCCCGCCTCGCGGCATCTCAACCCCAGCGCCGCCAAGCATCTCGCCCAGGCCCTGCTCACCGCCCAGGGGGCGATCGCCCTACTCCCCAATCAGTCCCAGCAGTCCCGTTGGCTCAACAGTCTCAAAACCCTGCTCACCGCCCCCGAGACAGCCGGCCTAATCAGTGGCCTCAGTTGTCGCCTCCTGTTCGATCAGCAAGCCCTCAGCCCCGAACAAGTCCGTCAACAGTTGGCTTGGGTTCTCAACCCTGGCCAGTCCCTAGAGCGAGCCGCCCATTGGCTCGAAGGCTTCCTCCAGGGCAGTGGCGTATTACTCATCCACGACGATCGCCTCCTCGGCCTGCTCGATGACTGGGTGCGATCGCTCCCCGAAGAGGAGTTCCTCACCCTGCTCCCTCTCCTCCACCGCAGCTTTGCCCGCTTCAGCCCCGCAGAACGCCGTCAAATCAGCCTCAAACTGGGGCAAACGGTCGCCACCCCAGCCAACATCCCCGAGGACCTTCAGGCTCCGTCCGAGCCAGTCTCCCTAGACCCCAACCGCAGCCGTCAAGTTCTGCCCATTCTGCAACAGCTTCTGGGCAACCCCCCGCAGCAAGGCCGCCCCTAG
- a CDS encoding methyl-accepting chemotaxis protein, translated as MVMLTDKSNISEKSRGLRWKAAAIAIVLGTIPVIVVGAIAYRTTSQSWRQQVFREKQNYGAQVAEKLNRFMTERHGDFFSISRLPIFTNPEISAATSAQDKQDFLNTIIEAYQIYDSIALFDTQGRLMIRSSGSNTTTQLDSESLGEILNSNRPLISAPRLSQVTEELSIYISAPILHHETGQTMAIVQARFPVEVFQELIVGNESDNEYVLDAQGRIFLSSQAQTTNPTRFQTIPLIQEARQTRQQQVGLIRELNQEQHLIAAAPILGTEQMFNLNWLIVVETSTENAFATSNSLLRTIGLGTIGTAIVVTILAIGVSLLITEPLIQRISDVVRTVVSASSEMAATVEQQERSLSQQAASISESTAMMEQLSRSAQRSAEQAQTAQDQAQHVLQLAKDGEVVVDRTLERTNQLQNRVGSLAEQMDNLNDQIRRIGTISSLVSDLANQTNMLALNASVEAVRAGDAGRGFAVVASEIRKLADQSRHSAEKIDNLVEMVQSAITSTSSLAKDSTTAVGDTTGFAHETAEKFMGVKDAIQKIALGSQQIAANAQQQARAIEQLTEAMTALDHGANETASSISQTRAGSRHLNDAAVSLQKMV; from the coding sequence ATGGTAATGTTAACGGACAAGAGCAACATTTCTGAAAAAAGTCGTGGCTTGCGCTGGAAAGCAGCGGCGATCGCCATTGTTTTAGGAACAATTCCGGTGATTGTTGTCGGGGCTATTGCCTATCGCACCACCAGTCAGTCTTGGCGACAGCAAGTTTTTAGAGAAAAACAAAACTATGGGGCACAAGTAGCGGAAAAACTCAATCGGTTTATGACTGAACGCCACGGAGATTTTTTCTCTATTTCTCGCTTGCCGATTTTTACTAATCCTGAGATTTCTGCCGCTACAAGTGCTCAGGACAAACAAGACTTTTTAAATACCATCATTGAAGCCTACCAAATCTACGATAGTATCGCTTTATTTGACACCCAAGGTCGCTTAATGATCCGCTCCAGTGGTAGCAACACCACCACTCAGCTCGACTCAGAAAGTCTGGGCGAAATTCTCAACAGCAACCGTCCCTTAATTAGCGCCCCTCGTTTGTCCCAAGTGACTGAGGAGCTATCCATCTACATCTCAGCCCCAATCCTACATCATGAAACCGGTCAAACCATGGCCATTGTCCAGGCCCGGTTCCCAGTTGAGGTATTTCAAGAGCTAATTGTCGGCAATGAGAGTGACAATGAATATGTCTTAGATGCCCAAGGTCGGATTTTCCTGAGCAGTCAAGCCCAGACCACGAACCCAACTCGCTTTCAAACGATTCCCCTAATTCAAGAAGCTCGACAAACCAGGCAACAGCAAGTAGGACTGATTCGCGAGCTAAATCAAGAGCAACATCTCATCGCCGCTGCCCCCATTCTGGGCACGGAACAAATGTTTAATCTGAACTGGCTGATTGTGGTAGAAACCAGTACAGAAAATGCCTTTGCAACCTCCAACAGTTTATTGCGGACGATTGGTCTAGGAACCATCGGAACCGCCATTGTGGTGACTATTCTCGCCATTGGGGTCAGCCTCTTGATTACAGAACCCCTGATTCAACGCATTAGCGATGTGGTCAGAACCGTGGTCAGTGCCTCCTCAGAAATGGCGGCGACGGTCGAACAACAAGAACGGAGTTTGTCCCAGCAGGCGGCCTCCATTAGCGAGTCCACCGCCATGATGGAACAACTGAGCCGCTCCGCTCAACGCTCAGCGGAACAGGCCCAAACGGCCCAGGACCAAGCACAACATGTCCTGCAACTAGCCAAAGATGGAGAAGTTGTGGTTGACCGTACCCTAGAACGCACCAATCAACTGCAAAACCGGGTCGGGAGTTTAGCCGAACAGATGGATAATCTCAACGACCAGATTCGTCGCATTGGCACCATCTCCTCCTTAGTCAGCGATTTAGCCAATCAAACCAATATGTTAGCCCTGAATGCTTCCGTCGAGGCGGTTCGTGCTGGGGATGCGGGACGTGGCTTTGCAGTGGTGGCCTCAGAAATTCGTAAGCTGGCGGACCAAAGCCGTCACTCGGCGGAGAAAATCGATAACCTGGTGGAGATGGTTCAGTCCGCCATTACCAGCACCAGTAGTTTGGCGAAAGATAGTACGACGGCGGTGGGTGACACAACAGGGTTTGCCCATGAAACCGCTGAGAAGTTTATGGGGGTTAAAGATGCGATTCAGAAAATTGCCCTCGGGTCTCAGCAAATTGCCGCCAATGCGCAACAACAGGCCCGAGCCATTGAGCAATTGACGGAAGCCATGACCGCTCTCGACCATGGGGCCAATGAAACCGCTAGCAGCATCAGCCAGACTCGGGCCGGTAGTCGACATCTCAATGACGCCGCTGTGTCCCTACAGAAAATGGTTTAG
- a CDS encoding sodium/glutamate symporter: MLLVLATSPGFQLSDAFFAFVLAAILLLFGRLIRQNLRILRQLYIPSSIMAGFLALLLGPQVLGQLMGADSPLAEGVFSANIRQVWQQSPGVFINVVFATLFLGEILPAPRDIWRKASPQVAFGQTLAWGQYVVGLLLGLLVLTPVFGLSPIAGTLIEIGFEGGHGTAAGMAETLTELGFPEGGDLALGLATIGIVSGIVSGILLANWGRRKGLIRSARLEPDTGSEVYGVTPEHPDMVAARERLTSDLLVDPISINLGFVGLAVAVGWLILEALKVLERVTWGGENGLTVLGYIPLFPMALVGGIVVQLLLRRLRLEALVMRSLMERIGGVALDITIITALASISLTALGENLVPFALLALLGITWNVLAFMYLAPRMLPDFWFERGIGDVGQSMGVTATGILLLRMVDPQNRSGGFESFAYKQLFFEPIVGGGLFTAAAPVLVVQLGAVGTLLLTGALLLFWLAFGLLVTGRRRRRSLPEA, encoded by the coding sequence ATGCTTTTAGTTCTTGCGACCAGTCCTGGCTTTCAATTGAGTGATGCCTTCTTTGCCTTCGTTCTGGCTGCGATTTTGCTGTTGTTCGGGCGCTTAATTCGGCAAAATTTGCGGATTCTGCGTCAACTCTATATCCCCAGTTCCATTATGGCGGGTTTTTTGGCGCTGCTCCTGGGGCCACAGGTATTAGGACAGTTGATGGGAGCGGACTCGCCGTTAGCAGAGGGGGTCTTTAGTGCCAATATCCGCCAGGTTTGGCAGCAATCGCCGGGGGTATTTATTAATGTGGTCTTTGCGACGCTGTTTTTAGGGGAGATTTTACCGGCCCCTCGGGATATCTGGCGTAAGGCTTCGCCTCAGGTGGCCTTTGGTCAAACCTTAGCCTGGGGCCAGTATGTGGTGGGCCTGTTACTCGGACTGCTGGTGTTAACGCCGGTGTTTGGCTTGTCGCCGATTGCGGGAACCTTGATTGAGATTGGCTTTGAGGGAGGCCATGGAACGGCAGCGGGGATGGCGGAAACTCTGACGGAGTTGGGATTCCCGGAAGGGGGCGATTTAGCCCTGGGGTTGGCGACCATTGGCATTGTCTCGGGGATTGTCTCGGGGATTCTCTTGGCGAACTGGGGACGACGTAAGGGATTGATTCGCTCGGCTCGTCTGGAACCGGATACGGGGTCAGAAGTCTATGGGGTGACCCCGGAACATCCTGATATGGTGGCGGCTCGGGAGCGGTTAACCTCGGATTTGTTGGTGGACCCGATTTCGATAAATTTGGGCTTTGTGGGGTTAGCGGTGGCGGTGGGTTGGCTGATTTTAGAGGCGTTGAAAGTCCTTGAACGGGTAACTTGGGGGGGAGAGAATGGCTTGACGGTGTTGGGCTATATTCCTCTGTTCCCGATGGCGTTGGTGGGGGGGATTGTGGTGCAGTTGCTGTTGCGGCGGTTGCGGTTGGAGGCCTTGGTGATGCGATCGCTCATGGAGCGGATTGGCGGGGTGGCTCTGGATATTACGATTATTACGGCCCTGGCTTCGATTTCTCTGACGGCGTTGGGGGAGAACTTGGTTCCGTTTGCGCTGTTGGCCCTATTGGGGATTACCTGGAATGTGCTGGCATTTATGTATTTGGCCCCGAGGATGTTGCCGGACTTTTGGTTTGAACGGGGAATTGGGGATGTGGGCCAGTCCATGGGAGTGACGGCGACGGGGATTTTGCTGTTGCGGATGGTGGACCCCCAGAATCGTTCGGGGGGGTTTGAGAGTTTTGCCTATAAGCAACTGTTTTTTGAGCCGATTGTGGGTGGGGGCTTGTTTACGGCGGCGGCTCCGGTGTTGGTGGTGCAGTTGGGGGCCGTGGGCACGTTGCTGCTAACGGGGGCGTTATTACTGTTTTGGTTGGCCTTTGGATTACTGGTGACGGGACGGCGTCGTCGGCGATCGCTCCCAGAAGCATAA
- a CDS encoding type II toxin-antitoxin system VapC family toxin: protein MAKFVIDANVAIKWVLPEIYSDQALSLLDNDHDELLVPDFFFSEITNILWKRTQRGELTLEAADEKLSEIKQVDFAVFDSLDLVSQALETAVQVKQAVYDCVYLTLAIEHFCQMVTADERFINALRQGSSIDFVVWLGAVGG, encoded by the coding sequence GTGGCTAAGTTCGTCATTGATGCCAATGTGGCGATTAAGTGGGTCTTGCCAGAGATCTACTCAGATCAGGCGTTGTCGCTTTTGGATAATGATCACGATGAGTTGCTGGTGCCGGATTTTTTCTTTTCAGAAATCACCAACATTCTCTGGAAGCGCACCCAACGGGGAGAGTTGACGCTAGAAGCGGCGGATGAAAAGTTGTCGGAAATCAAGCAGGTTGATTTTGCTGTGTTTGACTCCCTCGATCTGGTAAGTCAGGCGTTAGAAACGGCGGTGCAGGTAAAGCAGGCAGTCTATGACTGTGTTTATCTGACGTTGGCAATCGAGCATTTCTGTCAGATGGTGACGGCAGATGAGCGGTTTATTAATGCGTTGAGGCAGGGGTCAAGTATTGATTTTGTTGTGTGGTTGGGTGCAGTTGGCGGGTAG
- a CDS encoding general stress protein, which yields MAMTSKKRAVGTFPARTQAERALRELKDSGFPMDCVSVIAKDENHPVSDDLHGEDQGNKADEGAAVGAATGGAVGTVTGLLVGLGLLAIPGIGPIMLAGATATALATTAGGAAIGAATGGLIGALVGLGIPEERAKVYKERVAQGDYLVIVDGTEADIARADTILNRGGIEEWGVYDAQQTREDEHHRNDNIGYQNDDIRRQEDNMGHRNDNIGYQNDDIRRQGTVAENRPPVVERERNMVRTDHDAVYEDNVVKVVDRTKDGDIHR from the coding sequence ATGGCTATGACATCTAAAAAACGAGCTGTTGGTACATTCCCCGCTCGGACACAAGCGGAACGAGCATTGCGGGAACTCAAAGATAGTGGCTTTCCAATGGACTGCGTGTCTGTAATTGCCAAAGATGAAAATCATCCAGTCTCGGATGATCTACATGGTGAAGACCAAGGCAACAAAGCCGATGAAGGTGCAGCCGTAGGTGCAGCAACGGGCGGGGCAGTCGGAACAGTGACGGGTTTACTCGTCGGTTTGGGCTTACTTGCCATTCCTGGCATTGGTCCTATCATGTTAGCCGGTGCAACCGCAACCGCGTTGGCGACTACTGCCGGTGGTGCTGCGATCGGTGCAGCAACTGGGGGCCTAATCGGTGCTTTAGTTGGCCTGGGTATTCCTGAAGAACGGGCTAAAGTCTATAAAGAGCGCGTGGCCCAGGGGGATTACTTAGTGATTGTCGATGGGACTGAAGCTGATATCGCTCGTGCCGATACGATTCTAAATCGGGGTGGCATCGAAGAATGGGGCGTGTATGACGCTCAGCAGACCCGAGAAGATGAGCATCATCGAAACGACAACATTGGTTATCAAAACGATGATATTCGTCGTCAAGAAGACAACATGGGTCATCGAAACGACAACATTGGTTATCAGAACGATGACATTCGTCGTCAAGGAACAGTCGCAGAAAATCGTCCCCCTGTGGTTGAACGCGAACGGAATATGGTTCGCACCGATCACGATGCCGTCTATGAAGATAATGTCGTTAAGGTTGTTGACCGTACCAAGGATGGGGATATCCATCGGTAA
- a CDS encoding BON domain-containing protein: protein MKKITPFLLGITVLFGAAACQDLERTDSDAPSSLDETTDNPAQVEDARDNSTSDIRRDQLDSDIRAREQRTDVVGDPEDRSDGDLASEVRSKLEANIPQSKLAVTSEDGVVTVVGTVPNQERYDSIETLAREIRGVQDVTIDVQIVEPAENPDSDAE, encoded by the coding sequence ATGAAAAAGATTACTCCCTTTTTACTCGGAATCACCGTTTTATTCGGTGCTGCTGCTTGTCAGGATTTGGAACGAACCGATTCTGATGCTCCCAGCAGTCTAGATGAAACGACCGATAACCCAGCTCAAGTCGAAGATGCCCGCGACAATTCTACAAGCGATATTCGTCGTGATCAACTCGATAGTGATATTCGGGCCAGGGAACAACGTACTGATGTGGTGGGAGACCCCGAAGACCGTTCGGATGGCGACCTCGCCAGTGAAGTGAGGAGCAAGTTAGAAGCCAATATTCCTCAGAGTAAGTTGGCTGTCACCTCTGAAGATGGTGTGGTTACTGTGGTCGGAACGGTCCCTAACCAAGAACGATATGATTCAATTGAGACTTTGGCCCGTGAAATTCGCGGTGTTCAAGATGTGACAATTGACGTACAAATCGTTGAACCGGCTGAGAATCCAGATTCTGACGCTGAATAA